In the genome of Succinivibrio dextrinosolvens, the window TTCAGAGACCACTCTCATGATGAGAAACTTGAAATTGCTTATGTTGATTTCTTAAGAACCATGTTCAAGGGTAATGACTCCGATAGAGTGATTGAGCTTGCCTACATTACAGGTATTCTTCCAATAAAAAGATACAATACCCAGTCTGCACTTAATAATTTCAGAGAATATACAGTATTAAACCCAACTCCATTCAGTGCTTTCTATGGTTTCACTGAAGATGAAGTAAAAGTAATCTGTAAAGAGCATGATTTAGATTTTAATGAAATCAAGCGCTGGTATGACGGCTATGTGTTAGATGATCTGCATATGTACAATCCAAATTCAATCATGAATCTGATTGTATCCAGAAGATTTCAGTCCTATTGGGGAAATACCGCAAGTTTTGAGAGCGTATCAGACTTAATCAGCATGAACTTTGAAGGACTCAAGGACGACATCTTCATGATGCTGGACGGCAGTGCTATAACAGGCATCAATACCAGACTCTTCAATAACGATATTTCTTCATTAACTTCAAAAGATGCTGTAATTACCTATCTTATCCATTTAGGCTATCTTGCCTATACAGATGGCAGAGTATATGTGCCTAATGAAGAAGTAAGACTTACGCTTAAGGATGCAGTAGATACCTGCCGGTTCAGTGAATATCTGAACCTGATTAAGGCATCTGAAGAAATACTGGAAAAGACCTACGAAGGTGATGGAGCCTATGTAGCTGACTGCATCAGAAAATACCACTCAAAGTATTCATCAGTCATCAAATACAATTCTGAAGAAACTCTAAGTTACGTGGTACAGAATGCCTATCTGGCCTGTATTGAGAATTACTATAAGCCTGTAAGAGAAATGCCGTCAGGTGAAGGCTTTGCTGATATTGTATATATTCCTAAAAGAGAAGCGGATAGAAACATACCGGCACTTGTCATAGAGCTTAAATGGAATAAAGATGCCCAAGCAGCTCTTGAGCAGATAAAAGAGAAACACTACACCGAATCTCTTGAAGATTACTGTGGCAATATTATGTTAGTTGGCATTAACTATGATAAAGCCACAAAGGAACATTCCTGTATTATTGAGCAGATAAAAAAGAGCAGTTAACCTTAAAGATTAAGGAATTCTGATCCAGCATCTTATTGAAGTTATATGGATTAATTACACCATATCCTTCCAGCTCCTCCTTTTGAGACTTTAACCGTACGATTAAAATAATCATTCCCTTGAAAGGAACCATAATACCTAGGGATTTAAGGTAGAGATAAGAAGGTTATCGGTGATTACTCTTTAATACTTCACCTACTACAAGTGCCCCCGCGACAATCGTAGACATCACGCCAACATAAATACACTCGCCAACGGTCATGTCTTTCTTTGGCTCTTCCTTTTTCTCTGTATTCTCTGCAAGCTCTGTCTCTACCACGGCAGGTTTTAACAGTTCTGCTTCTTCAGGAGTTCTCTGAATCTTAGGCTGAGAAGAACAGGCCTGCAGGTTAAGAAAGGCTGCCAGAGTTATGAGAGTAATGAATTTTGACATGAATATTATCCTAATTATTTTGGATTCAGAATAATACCAAGATTGAAGAAAAAAGCAAATATATCTGATTCTTTTGAAGAGCCAACAGAAAGGTTTTGTTTCAGACAGCATAAAAACTGTCTAAATAAGTAAATTAAAGAAGTTGACACTTCTCTGTAATAAAAGGATTATCATTTCCCTGCACCAGCTCTATAAGCTCATTTCTTCTGCATTCATTCTTGTCTGGTCTGTACTGTTCATTCCAGGCTTTAAACATACGTTCTTCCGCCATCGTTAAAGCAAGGTTATAACGCTGACTCATGTATAGGTATGCTCTGGCAATAATACCTTTTGATCTGTTTGGAGGAACCGCTGTCTTCAGCTTAGGAGAAATTCTCATCTGACACTGTCCATATGTGAATAATGTCTTATCAGAACTATTTATTCGATTGGTAAAACTGTAGTTGCTTCTGTCACTATGGATCTCTCCGATAGCAGGATACAGATTATGAAGATCTGACTCCATCTTCGCAAATAGACTGCTGGTAAGCTCACACTGTGCTCTTCCCTGTCCTTTTGGAGCTGACATCCAGCATGGCAATGTATGACCAAAGGTGTAAGCGGGAACAATATGCTCTGCCTCAACTCTATGGGCTCTGATCTTATCCTCTCGAACTGAGTAACCACAGCCGTCCAGTTCAGGTACATAGCTATCAGAAGATTTAAAGACAAGCCTGCAGCCACAGTAAAGAGTCGTGGGATTATCAAGACGTGACTCTATAATCGTCAAATCCTGTTTTGCAGATGATATATCTGCAACTGCAGGAAGAGAGGTACACACCATTAGAGTTATCACATAAAGAAAGCTTTTCAAAGGCATTCCTCTTTATAAATTAAATTCCCTAGACACCGTTTAGGAAATTCATTCGTTGATTTATAAGTATTTTTTTTAATTTAGATTCCCTAGACTCTGTTTAGGAAATTTATCCCTGCCTTCTCTCTCGCTGTTTCAAGGATCTCAAGAACTGTCAGACTTTCCTCGTTAAGCTGTTCTGCAAGCTTAAAGTCTTTATCGGTCGTAATCTTTGCAAATTTTTCAAATTCAAAGATCATTCTGTGTTTGGGCTCTTCGTGAATTAAAACTTCTTTTTTCTTTGCACGTACTGTTGCACCTGAGGCATCACGTGTGGTTGCCTTTGAGCTGTCGGTATAGCTAAGCTCTATGCGGTTAACATCGTTTGGCTTGCTGTCGACAAAAATCTCGCCGTCCTCTCCCTGAATTGATAGATAACATCTGCCATCTGCATCTTTACCTCCGATGCAAACCGCTTTGAAAGTATCATAATCCAGAATCAGAACACCTGACGTATCAATACCGTTAAAACCAAGATTAGGAAAATAATCTATACCTTTTGGCTTTCCGAAAAGAGCAACACAGTAGTGGATGTTATATATATTGATGTCAAAAAGAGCTCCTCCGTAATACTCCGGATCAAAGGCATGCTCAACTACTCCTTTCCTGTAGCTGTCATATCTGCTTGAATACTGTGAGTAGTTTCCATTGAACAGTCTGATTTTTCCTATCTTTTCTATAGCTGACTTAAGAGCCTCAAAGGCTGGATTGTGTAGAATTGTAATAGCTTCAAAGAGAAACTGCTGTTTTTCCTTTGCAAGCATGCACAACTCTTTAGCCTGCTCATAAAAGCCAGTTAGAGGTTTTTCTAATATTACATTCTTACCGGCATTAAGAGCTTCTTTTGCATACTGATAGTGTGCGCTGTTAACCAGGCCAATATAGACAGTATCAGCTGACGATTCGGTTAACAGTTTATTATAATCAGTATAGATTTCGGATATCTGATGATCCATTGCTAATTTTTCAGCTTTTGCTTTGCTGTGTTCTCTTGCGTAGATTGCTGTTTTAGATACAGCAGGACAAAATCTAACGGCATACAGAGCATCTTCGATAATCTTTCCAGTACCGATAAAAGCAAGTTTCATTCTGCTCTCCATCAATTTCTTTTTATATTTAAGACTATTATAAACCATGCATGGTTGTTTAAGCATTTTTAGGCATCCTTGGAGTTTTAGATACAACCTCAATTATATGTCTAATGCTTTTACCTCTCATGCGGTTAGTAAAACTAGGAGCGCTTTTGGTATACGTTTTGAACAGTTCAAGATGTCGTTCAATGTATGACTTCAAGCGTTCTGCGCTATCAAGTGCCAATTCTATTATATCCATGAAGTGGCACTTTATACGATTCACCAGTTTCTTTGGTGAAAAGGCTGTATCAGCAGCCTTTTGCAGCTGCTGTCCAATAATCAGCTTGAGCAGATAAACAATCTGGCTCAGGTAAATTAGGGCCTGCACAATACCTGATTTACGGGTATTACACTTTTTGAGTGAGCAGAATCCCTTAAGTATTCTGAAGGAGATTTCGACCTGCCATCTGGCTCGGTACAGTTCTCCTATCTGAATGGCATCAAGAGTATCCTTCGGGATATTTGTTGCGAAGTATACATGTTTATCCAAAGCTTCATTGTATACGGCAACAATTCTCTGTATTGAGCCTTCAGCAGTTAATACTTCAAAATCAAAGGTGCATTTTTTGTTAAAGAATTCATCTTTGATGCAGAACGCAGAAATCAGCTTTCAAAGGAATTTGATAAGGTAAAAGAACTGGGTGAGGAATTTCTTGAGTTATGGCGCATGAAACACCGTAACGAGCTTCTTTCTCTGAAGATGGAGAATCTTCTGAGCGATGAACAACAAAAAAACGGTGTTCCTGAAGATGTAGCCGACGCAGAGGTTGTTACAGTTGATGATACGACCACTCCATTTTAAAAATAATTGTGAAATAAGGCGAAGAAACTTTCTATAGTAATTACTTTCTTTGCCTTTATTTGCATTATTTTTTGATTATACCATCTATATCTGTGATTTAAATCACACCTTTCTTGCATTTATTTTTACATATTCTTGTCAAAACCTCTACAATTTCTTTCCATAAAAATAAAAAAGAATCATAAAAATATTTATTCGGACATATTGAAGAAAATGAAGAGGTTTCTATGACTATAAAAGCCAAGCTTAGACTTAGCTATTTTCTCATGATCGTTGTATCGCTTATGCTGTCGTGGTCTGCTTTAAGCTCAATGCTTAAAAGTCACGATGTTGCATCCTACGTTCACACAACTCTTGTTGACCGATACAGCCGTACTCGCCGAACCGGTGATTTAATCTCTCAAATAGAGGCTCAGATGGAGAAAATCAGTCTGGGTGCTGATTCAAGACCAATAGTTCCTGTTATAGATGATTTATCAAAGCAGCTGCAGCTTGCTGTTGATGAAATGCAGGAAAGTCGTTATCCAACTGAGGTAGGTGCGGTTAAACAGTCAACCAAGCTTTATTTGGAGTCTCTGAATAAAAGAGTTTTTCCTGCACTGGAAGCACTGGATGAAACTCAGGCTATGACCTATCACAGCGTAGAGATGATTCCTCATTATATTGTAATTCAGAATAACATTGTAAAGATAAACGGTTATCAGATTGAAGGTGTTACCGAGCAGTCCGAGGCGATGAACGATACCTCAGGTATTGTCACTGTAGGCGTTGTGACAGTAGTTCAGCTTATTATTGCACTGTTCATTATGTTCTATATGCCTTCAGTCATTATCGGAAACATCAGAAATGTAATCCGTATTTCTAAGGTTATGGCAGACGGTAAGCTTAATATCGCTATTGATACTGCCCGTAAGGATGAGTTTAAGGCTCTGCTGCAGTCACTTGAGACCATGAGAGTATCATGGTCAAAAGGTGTCGAGAAGATCCAGAGTGTCAGCTCTAATATTCATAGGCAGATGGTTGAGATAACCTCTTCCTCAAAGG includes:
- a CDS encoding methyl-accepting chemotaxis protein translates to MTIKAKLRLSYFLMIVVSLMLSWSALSSMLKSHDVASYVHTTLVDRYSRTRRTGDLISQIEAQMEKISLGADSRPIVPVIDDLSKQLQLAVDEMQESRYPTEVGAVKQSTKLYLESLNKRVFPALEALDETQAMTYHSVEMIPHYIVIQNNIVKINGYQIEGVTEQSEAMNDTSGIVTVGVVTVVQLIIALFIMFYMPSVIIGNIRNVIRISKVMADGKLNIAIDTARKDEFKALLQSLETMRVSWSKGVEKIQSVSSNIHRQMVEITSSSKVMTDTAQENQSQALTVAAASDEMVSTTSDIAKNCENASVTAEISAQSTTEGISRVNQTIAMLNSQVEKSKQDAAMVEALAQTAQKIGSIVMTIEDIASQTNLLALNAAIEAARAGEAGKGFAVVADEVRALALRTSQSTQEITRIVSQVQLDSNAANDAIQQSVNVLDGISSETSKLTEILNEVTHKVDEVNSQITQIATAAEEQTTATAEISSNMKGITDGSQHLAIQLNDVQNNIRQTEDEIEGLLQVVHQFEI
- a CDS encoding transposase translates to MDKHVYFATNIPKDTLDAIQIGELYRARWQVEISFRILKGFCSLKKCNTRKSGIVQALIYLSQIVYLLKLIIGQQLQKAADTAFSPKKLVNRIKCHFMDIIELALDSAERLKSYIERHLELFKTYTKSAPSFTNRMRGKSIRHIIEVVSKTPRMPKNA
- a CDS encoding AAA family ATPase, encoding MAEYLNCGNESFFNEVDNYYVDKSETLAILNKSLNRRDRYICLTRPRRFGKSVNAAMINAYYSKGCDSKELFSKLKIANEPSFERELNNHNVISLDIVKMINSNNGTDGIIEYITSQVISELEQAFPNCFGNKKDLFSALSEINSQTGERFIVIIDEWDGIFRDHSHDEKLEIAYVDFLRTMFKGNDSDRVIELAYITGILPIKRYNTQSALNNFREYTVLNPTPFSAFYGFTEDEVKVICKEHDLDFNEIKRWYDGYVLDDLHMYNPNSIMNLIVSRRFQSYWGNTASFESVSDLISMNFEGLKDDIFMMLDGSAITGINTRLFNNDISSLTSKDAVITYLIHLGYLAYTDGRVYVPNEEVRLTLKDAVDTCRFSEYLNLIKASEEILEKTYEGDGAYVADCIRKYHSKYSSVIKYNSEETLSYVVQNAYLACIENYYKPVREMPSGEGFADIVYIPKREADRNIPALVIELKWNKDAQAALEQIKEKHYTESLEDYCGNIMLVGINYDKATKEHSCIIEQIKKSS
- a CDS encoding Gfo/Idh/MocA family protein, which codes for MKLAFIGTGKIIEDALYAVRFCPAVSKTAIYAREHSKAKAEKLAMDHQISEIYTDYNKLLTESSADTVYIGLVNSAHYQYAKEALNAGKNVILEKPLTGFYEQAKELCMLAKEKQQFLFEAITILHNPAFEALKSAIEKIGKIRLFNGNYSQYSSRYDSYRKGVVEHAFDPEYYGGALFDINIYNIHYCVALFGKPKGIDYFPNLGFNGIDTSGVLILDYDTFKAVCIGGKDADGRCYLSIQGEDGEIFVDSKPNDVNRIELSYTDSSKATTRDASGATVRAKKKEVLIHEEPKHRMIFEFEKFAKITTDKDFKLAEQLNEESLTVLEILETAREKAGINFLNRV
- a CDS encoding endonuclease, producing MKSFLYVITLMVCTSLPAVADISSAKQDLTIIESRLDNPTTLYCGCRLVFKSSDSYVPELDGCGYSVREDKIRAHRVEAEHIVPAYTFGHTLPCWMSAPKGQGRAQCELTSSLFAKMESDLHNLYPAIGEIHSDRSNYSFTNRINSSDKTLFTYGQCQMRISPKLKTAVPPNRSKGIIARAYLYMSQRYNLALTMAEERMFKAWNEQYRPDKNECRRNELIELVQGNDNPFITEKCQLL